The sequence AATGCATCCTTTCTTGACTGACTATTACCCAGCAGTATTTGTTGAGGGTGGCGGTCAAATTGATGGCGAAAGCCTGCTTACTTCTTTGAAAAAAGGTGTGTTGGCACACGGAGGGAAATGGCTAACGGATGACGTGGATCCCAGTGACTGCGAAGGTACCGTCATTTATACAGCAGGTGCATGGGCTCGTGAGTTTCACGATCAGCCAGCAGTCCGTCATCAACGAGCGGAATTATTACATTTTCAACTGGACAAAGACGCAAACTCTGCAGACACGCCGGTTGTGATGGGACTTGGTCCAATGTATATTGTTGGAACAGGTGCCGACAACAGCTTTGCAATCGGTACGACTCATGAGAAAACAGAGGCATTCTCCGTTACGCCTTCTCAGGAAAATAAGGCCTATTTACATCATGAAGCAGAACGCTATTTTCCAGATGTAGCAATCGACGATCACCATGTCTCTGTAGGATTACGACCATTCACGAGAGATTCCTTGCCATTCATCGGCTATAACGACGACAATATCTACGTCGTTAATGGATTGGGTTCCACAGGATTAACGGCCGGTCCTGTTATCGGGCGTGAAGTAGCTGACTTTCTATCTGGAGAAGATACCAGCTTGGACTTAGCGGATTACGGATATTATGAATGAGATACAAAGGGCGGTTCTCCTGCGACACATCACAGGCAGAACCGCCTTTTCTAATTAATCCATATATCGATATTCCATCAATCGCTTCAACATCTCAATCTCTTCTAACAATTCCTTCCCAACGTTCGTTTCCCTTACTTTTTTCCGTTCCATTTCTTTATCCACTACCCGTCTGACAGAAAGAACGTCAGCGCCGTTGTTAATCACCTGCTCTTTCGAGTTAAAATGCTGATGGGCAACGAGCTGCATACCGAAAGAATTATAAAGCAGCGTGTAACCCGCAATACCGGTAGTAGATTGATAGGCTTTGGAGAAACCACCATCAATGACGATCATTTTGCTATTAGCTTTGATCGGGTTCTCCCCTTCAATTTCCTTTACCGGCGTATGGCCGTTAATAATATGGCCCTGATCGGGATCAAGCTCAAACTCCTCCAGTAATTTACGACAGACCGCCTCGTCTTCTCTTAAATAATAATACGGATTTTTCTTTTCTTTATGCGATGCTTTGTCATCGATAAAATAGCGCTCAAAGGTTGTCATTGCCCGTTTACCAAACAACGAGGAATACTCCCCTGTCCACAAATACCAGACCATATCGGTTGCCAGATCATCAGTCCGATCCCGATGAGAAAAAGAATATTGTAAATAGTGTTCAAACTGATCGAGCAGTGCTCTTCCCTTATAGGTTTCGCCCTCGATCTCCATCTGCTCCATCTCGCCAGCTTCGTTGAGTGGAATACAGCCGTGAATCAATAGGTTGCCATTATAGCGCAAGTAGAGATTCCCTTTTTTCATTAAGAATTTCATGTGTCGTGCCAGTTTTTCTGAGTGCTGCACCGACAGTAACAGCTTATTCATCACTTCTTCTTCTTCTTCGAGTAACCTGGCTGGGTCAGCTGGATCAATCGTGGCAAAGCAGGTATTCTGAAGCGAATAGGTATTACCATAAAGCGTTATTTCGTTATTCTGATAATCTACCTTTTCCAACACCAAGCGTTCCGACATATTGAAAAAGTCCCGGCGCTTAATAATTGGACTTTCCAGTTTAAACTGAATCATTGCAATCGCCTGATGGATCTTGGTGATTTGTAATGTTTCATGATCTGACAGCGGTTTGTCCTTGTGCTCTTTCGGGCGAAAAGGTACATTGTCATCGTAATATTTCTCAGCCAGCGTCAACAGCGGACGAAGGTTAATGCCGTAGACATCTTCAATAATGTCGAGGTTATCATAGCGTGCACAGATTCGGATAATATTTGCCAGACACACCTTAGAACCTGCAAAGGCACCTAGCCAGAGCACATCATGATTCCCCCACTGAATATCGAGGGAATGATAGTTGATCAAGGTATCCATGATTTTATCAGGGTCTGGTCCCCGATCATAGATATCACCAACGACATGGAGGTGATCGACGATAAGTCGTTGGATGGTATAGGCGAGACCTGTAATTAATTTCTCCGATTGACCGAGTGTAATGATTTGTTGCAGTATCATTTCATAGTAGGATTTCTTGTTGGAATACTTATCTGATTTGTACAGCAATTCTTCGATAACATAGACGAATTGCTCTGGTAAAGCTTTGCGCAGCTTGGAACGCGTATATTTCGATGAGGCATATGGAATCAGTGTAATCATGTTACAAATCGTTTCCTGATACCACTCGTGCAGCTCGTCTTTGCTGGAGAATTTATTTTTCATTAATTTAATTTTATCTTCGGGATAGTAGACCAGCGTGGCAAAGTCATCAATCTCCTGATCTGTTAATCTATCTTTGAAAATATCAGTAATTTTCTCTTTTACCTTCCCGGATCCATTACGGAGCACATGCTGAAAGGCGTGATACTCACCATGCAAGTCACTGACAAAGTGCTCCGTGCCTTTCGGAAGATTTAAAATCGCTTCTAAATTAACAATTTCCGTAACTACTTTCTCTTCGCAATCATATTTTTCTGCAAGCAAATCTAAGTATTTCGTATTCACCGTGACAATATCCCCCTTATACAACTAACAAAATATATCCTATATTG is a genomic window of Gracilibacillus salinarum containing:
- a CDS encoding NAD(P)/FAD-dependent oxidoreductase, whose amino-acid sequence is MKEFTIVGGGIAGASIAYHLAKKGHSVTVFDRFDQGQATFASAGIICPWTSQRRNKKWYRLVQEGARYYPAFINELERTTNQPTGYKQNGAICLFKDDRIQQLAYERISAKQADSPEMGSVTKMSKEDVKAMHPFLTDYYPAVFVEGGGQIDGESLLTSLKKGVLAHGGKWLTDDVDPSDCEGTVIYTAGAWAREFHDQPAVRHQRAELLHFQLDKDANSADTPVVMGLGPMYIVGTGADNSFAIGTTHEKTEAFSVTPSQENKAYLHHEAERYFPDVAIDDHHVSVGLRPFTRDSLPFIGYNDDNIYVVNGLGSTGLTAGPVIGREVADFLSGEDTSLDLADYGYYE
- a CDS encoding fructose-1,6-bisphosphatase, whose amino-acid sequence is MNTKYLDLLAEKYDCEEKVVTEIVNLEAILNLPKGTEHFVSDLHGEYHAFQHVLRNGSGKVKEKITDIFKDRLTDQEIDDFATLVYYPEDKIKLMKNKFSSKDELHEWYQETICNMITLIPYASSKYTRSKLRKALPEQFVYVIEELLYKSDKYSNKKSYYEMILQQIITLGQSEKLITGLAYTIQRLIVDHLHVVGDIYDRGPDPDKIMDTLINYHSLDIQWGNHDVLWLGAFAGSKVCLANIIRICARYDNLDIIEDVYGINLRPLLTLAEKYYDDNVPFRPKEHKDKPLSDHETLQITKIHQAIAMIQFKLESPIIKRRDFFNMSERLVLEKVDYQNNEITLYGNTYSLQNTCFATIDPADPARLLEEEEEVMNKLLLSVQHSEKLARHMKFLMKKGNLYLRYNGNLLIHGCIPLNEAGEMEQMEIEGETYKGRALLDQFEHYLQYSFSHRDRTDDLATDMVWYLWTGEYSSLFGKRAMTTFERYFIDDKASHKEKKNPYYYLREDEAVCRKLLEEFELDPDQGHIINGHTPVKEIEGENPIKANSKMIVIDGGFSKAYQSTTGIAGYTLLYNSFGMQLVAHQHFNSKEQVINNGADVLSVRRVVDKEMERKKVRETNVGKELLEEIEMLKRLMEYRYMD